A single window of Crassostrea angulata isolate pt1a10 chromosome 8, ASM2561291v2, whole genome shotgun sequence DNA harbors:
- the LOC128157853 gene encoding perlustrin-like protein: MENCCILRLFILVSLGSSMTLACGKCDPDVPCPPLPSKNCDVVQRPCHCCRECARRLGDHCSWATARCASGLMCVNDDGEALVKVPRFLTYFKGTCQFVVIQPIVVENTDVIERRQRI, from the exons ATGGAGAACTGTTGTATTCTTCGATTGTTCATTCTTGTGTCCTTGGGATCTTCAATGACCTTGGCCTGCGGTAAATGTGACCCCGATGTTCCCTGTCCACCTCTACCCTCCAAAAATTGTGACGTGGTACAAAGACCTTGTCATTGTTGCAGAGAATGCGCACGCAGACTAGGGGATCATTGTTCTTGGGCTACCGCAAG GTGCGCCTCGGGACTGATGTGTGTAAATGATGACGGTGAGGCTTTGGTCAAAGTTCCAAGGTTTTTGACGTATTTCAAAGGGACCTGTCAATTCGT AGTCATTCAGCCGATTGTTGTGGAGAATACTGATGTCATTGAGAGAAGGCAACGCATCTAA